A segment of the uncultured Desulfobulbus sp. genome:
TCCAAGCACATCTTAAGAGACTCTCGAATACATCTCCAGAATGTTTTTTTGATCAAGCACTTCCCACTCTCTCCCGTTACTTCCCCCCTCCACTTTTCCACTCCTCCGAATTTTCGGAACTCACCCCCTAACATAACTCACCAAATTAACTAAAAAAAAATTGAAAATTTCTCATTTTATTACTATTATCCGTTTTGATAATCGACCTTCCTCAGTTCAAGCTATCTTCAGAGACACCACCAACTGGTACATTTACCTATAAAATCTAACAAAATCAGAATCAGCGTGACAAATATGCAAGATTCAACTCTCCGATATGTTTTTTTTTGCCCAAACAGCCCTTAAAAGTCCTTTTTTTTCAAAACGGCACACAACGTGCTTCATATTTTTCATTCTATAATTTTGACCTATTTTTTTCACTAATCCTTAGGAGGGGAAAATGAAAAAGAATTTATTAAAAGCTTTGTTGACTGCTGCTGTTATCGCGGGAGCCCCTGTCGTTTCTTCCGCAGCTCCCTATACATATGTAGATGCCGTAACAGGTTACACAGGAGCTGGACTTGTTGCAAATATCACTCGTACCGATATTACCAATGCAATTGGTAACAACACTGGTGACTTCCTCAGCCTTGGTCTGGGTGGAGAAGCTATTTTCACCTTTGGCACAACTTTCACCGCTCTAGCCACCGTCACCGAGGTTACATGGGGTTCGACCGTCGGATATGAAGAGAGCGCGATGGT
Coding sequences within it:
- a CDS encoding PEP-CTERM sorting domain-containing protein gives rise to the protein MKKNLLKALLTAAVIAGAPVVSSAAPYTYVDAVTGYTGAGLVANITRTDITNAIGNNTGDFLSLGLGGEAIFTFGTTFTALATVTEVTWGSTVGYEESAMVSVSTDGINWTDVMNISNSTATSVVALPSGTWSYLKLVDTTLATSPNSASTDGFDVDVIGVVNTVPEPATMALLGTGILGLAGLTRRRK